One genomic region from Stackebrandtia nassauensis DSM 44728 encodes:
- a CDS encoding TetR/AcrR family transcriptional regulator has translation MTDVDPRDLTARARIRDAALRHFGEQGFDRATIRGIAEIAGVSSGLLRHHYGSKEELRDACDAYLAETLAELNDRVRAADASDGVNYVAVAGAAFGPYQKYLSRALAEGRAQPIFDKMVELGGQWLEEMDAKRSDPPTVSRQARAAVSTAMSLSIGILHSHVSRHLGMDVFSPQGADVLVRVLLDLYSHPMLSPDEAAAHLARLDETARPGEEER, from the coding sequence ATGACCGACGTCGATCCGCGAGACCTGACCGCCCGCGCCCGGATCCGGGACGCGGCGCTGCGACATTTCGGTGAACAGGGCTTCGACCGGGCGACGATCCGCGGCATCGCCGAGATCGCCGGGGTCTCGTCCGGTCTGCTTCGCCATCACTACGGCTCCAAGGAAGAGCTGCGCGACGCCTGCGACGCCTACCTGGCCGAGACACTGGCCGAACTCAACGACCGGGTTCGCGCGGCCGACGCGTCAGACGGCGTCAACTATGTGGCCGTCGCGGGCGCCGCGTTCGGTCCGTACCAGAAGTACCTGTCCCGGGCACTGGCCGAAGGCCGGGCGCAGCCGATCTTCGACAAGATGGTCGAGCTCGGCGGCCAGTGGCTGGAGGAGATGGACGCCAAGCGATCCGATCCGCCGACCGTGTCACGACAGGCCCGGGCAGCGGTGTCCACCGCGATGTCGCTGTCGATCGGGATCCTGCACTCGCACGTGTCGCGGCACCTCGGGATGGACGTGTTCAGTCCACAGGGGGCCGACGTGCTGGTGCGGGTGCTGCTCGACCTGTACTCGCATCCGATGCTCAGTCCCGACGAGGCGGCGGCCCACTTGGCGCGTCTCGACGAGACCGCGCGCCCCGGGGAGGAGGAACGATGA
- a CDS encoding cytochrome P450, producing MTTAVDTPRLPFEQPDPLLLPPVLRRLREQGTVHKVRTATGDPAWLVTGYEQVKALAGDARLGRSHPDPDSAARLSDSAMFGGRPSGDFDTEPADHVQFRGLLTPFFTAKRMRALEPRVEALVEELLDDMERRPGSADLNAALAHPLPVLVICELLGVPYDDRDEFRAASEAAASTVDAEVSQRGMGELFTYMRELVALKRKQPADDVISGLCAIDGIDDDTVAGLAAALLFAGHVTTVTEIGYATVLLLSDPQQRRLLAEDPARVAGAVEECLRYRGSGSGGLFRYPREDIEVAGVRIGAGELVLLDLGAANHDPEVFDAPDRFDITRPGNAHLAFSHGGYYCIGAALARIELRAAIGALFRRFPGLRLAVPVESLEVRKEALDGGLVTVPVTW from the coding sequence ATGACCACCGCCGTCGACACCCCGAGACTGCCGTTCGAGCAGCCCGACCCGCTGCTGCTGCCGCCGGTGCTGCGCCGGTTGCGAGAGCAGGGCACGGTGCACAAGGTGCGCACCGCCACCGGCGACCCGGCCTGGCTGGTCACCGGATACGAGCAGGTGAAGGCGCTGGCGGGCGACGCGCGGCTGGGCCGCTCCCACCCGGACCCGGACTCGGCGGCCCGGCTCAGCGATTCGGCGATGTTCGGCGGCCGTCCGTCCGGCGACTTCGACACCGAACCCGCCGACCACGTCCAGTTCCGGGGGCTGCTGACGCCGTTCTTCACCGCCAAACGGATGCGGGCGCTCGAACCCCGGGTCGAGGCCCTGGTGGAGGAACTGCTGGACGACATGGAGCGGCGGCCCGGTTCCGCCGACCTGAACGCCGCGCTGGCACACCCGCTGCCGGTGCTGGTGATCTGCGAACTGCTCGGCGTGCCCTACGACGACCGGGACGAGTTCCGGGCCGCCAGCGAGGCCGCGGCCTCCACCGTCGACGCCGAGGTCTCGCAGCGCGGCATGGGCGAACTGTTCACCTACATGCGCGAACTGGTGGCGCTCAAACGAAAGCAGCCCGCCGACGACGTCATCAGCGGACTGTGCGCGATCGACGGTATCGACGACGACACCGTCGCCGGACTGGCGGCGGCACTGCTGTTCGCCGGGCACGTCACCACCGTCACCGAGATCGGCTACGCGACGGTCCTGCTGCTGTCCGACCCGCAGCAGCGTCGGCTGCTGGCCGAGGACCCGGCCCGGGTGGCCGGGGCCGTCGAGGAGTGCCTGCGCTACCGGGGTTCGGGCTCCGGCGGGCTGTTCCGGTACCCGCGCGAGGACATCGAGGTCGCCGGGGTGCGTATCGGCGCCGGGGAACTGGTGCTGCTGGACCTGGGCGCCGCCAACCACGACCCCGAGGTCTTCGACGCTCCGGACCGCTTCGACATCACCCGGCCCGGCAACGCCCACCTGGCGTTCTCGCACGGCGGCTACTACTGCATCGGGGCGGCGCTGGCGCGCATCGAGCTGCGGGCCGCGATCGGGGCGCTGTTCCGGCGGTTCCCGGGCCTGCGGCTGGCGGTGCCCGTCGAGTCGCTGGAGGTCCGGAAGGAGGCGTTGGACGGCGGGCTCGTCACGGTGCCGGTCACCTGGTGA
- a CDS encoding TetR/AcrR family transcriptional regulator, protein MTEDQAPPRRLPRAQRRDQILAAATSAFARTGFADTSLDDVSAAAGVSKAILYRHFESKTELYRAVLDRICAKLDATVGTDDHDDESIPTLMRAAATDPDGFRLLFRYAAREPEFRSFVDTMSGESTRIALRQLTADIPDPRWAGWAAQLAPVITIEATLAWLDAGQPDPELAAERVKDLIAALITTAAASGENPPA, encoded by the coding sequence GTGACCGAGGACCAGGCCCCGCCCCGGCGACTGCCGCGGGCCCAACGCCGCGACCAGATCCTGGCCGCGGCCACCAGCGCGTTCGCGCGCACCGGCTTCGCCGACACCAGCCTGGACGACGTCTCCGCGGCGGCCGGGGTCAGCAAGGCGATCCTGTACCGGCACTTCGAGTCCAAGACCGAGCTGTACCGGGCGGTGCTGGACCGGATCTGCGCCAAACTGGACGCCACCGTCGGTACCGACGACCACGACGACGAGTCCATCCCGACCCTGATGCGCGCGGCCGCCACCGACCCCGACGGATTCCGGCTGCTGTTTCGCTACGCGGCCCGCGAGCCCGAGTTCCGCTCCTTCGTCGACACGATGTCCGGCGAATCGACCCGCATCGCGTTGCGGCAGCTGACCGCCGACATCCCCGACCCGCGCTGGGCCGGATGGGCGGCGCAGCTGGCCCCCGTCATCACCATCGAGGCGACGCTGGCCTGGCTGGACGCGGGCCAACCCGATCCCGAGCTCGCGGCCGAGCGCGTCAAGGACCTGATCGCCGCGCTCATCACCACCGCCGCCGCCAGCGGCGAGAACCCGCCCGCCTGA
- a CDS encoding FAD-dependent monooxygenase — MTGHKAIVVGAGIGGLTAAVALRRAGWRVDVYERAERIAPVGAGVGIAPNAVKALRYLGFADELRRRGRRQTGLAIRLASGRTLVNFAAEGIEERYGASFYALHRAELHRMLLGGLDVGTVHTGHEAVDVDGESGTVRFVAPHGESSVSGDLVVVADGVSSRNRQRLFPEYPGPDYAGYIVWRGIVAAERAASLRMPAVLSESWGSGARFGMAAINDGQIYWFACENVAEYENPRPNLGLVAERFGGWHEPIPALLSATEPETMLSHAVYYLRARLPSFVRERAVLLGDAAHAVTPDIGQGACLAIEDAVVLAASIDRAGIDAGLREYDAVRRPRTQAMARASGRLGRLVQNRNRAVTTVRDAMAAAVPAPLLLRSVGSAFAWEPPRSGG; from the coding sequence ATGACCGGGCACAAGGCGATCGTCGTAGGAGCCGGTATCGGTGGTCTGACGGCGGCGGTGGCACTGCGGCGCGCGGGCTGGCGCGTGGACGTGTACGAGCGAGCGGAGCGGATCGCGCCGGTGGGAGCGGGGGTGGGCATCGCGCCCAACGCGGTGAAGGCGTTGCGGTACCTCGGATTCGCCGACGAGCTCCGGCGGCGGGGTCGGCGGCAGACGGGGCTGGCGATCCGGCTGGCCAGCGGGCGGACGTTGGTGAACTTCGCCGCCGAGGGGATCGAGGAGCGGTACGGTGCGTCGTTCTACGCGTTGCACCGTGCTGAGCTGCATCGGATGCTCCTGGGCGGACTCGATGTCGGAACCGTGCACACGGGGCATGAGGCGGTGGATGTCGACGGGGAGTCGGGAACCGTGAGATTCGTTGCGCCGCACGGGGAATCGTCGGTGTCCGGGGACCTTGTGGTTGTCGCCGACGGGGTGAGCAGCCGGAATCGGCAGCGGTTGTTTCCGGAGTACCCGGGGCCGGATTACGCGGGCTACATCGTGTGGCGCGGCATCGTGGCTGCGGAGCGGGCCGCTTCGTTGCGGATGCCCGCCGTGCTGTCGGAGTCGTGGGGGAGCGGGGCGCGGTTCGGGATGGCGGCGATCAACGACGGGCAGATCTACTGGTTCGCTTGCGAGAACGTTGCCGAGTACGAGAATCCGCGGCCGAACCTGGGACTGGTGGCCGAGCGGTTCGGGGGCTGGCATGAGCCGATTCCGGCGCTGTTGTCGGCGACGGAGCCGGAAACCATGCTGAGCCACGCGGTCTACTACCTGCGGGCGCGGCTGCCGAGCTTCGTTCGGGAGCGGGCGGTGCTGCTGGGCGACGCCGCGCACGCCGTGACTCCCGACATCGGACAGGGGGCGTGTCTGGCCATTGAGGACGCGGTGGTCCTGGCGGCGAGTATCGATCGCGCGGGCATCGATGCGGGACTGCGGGAGTATGACGCCGTCCGGCGGCCGCGGACCCAGGCGATGGCGCGGGCCTCGGGGCGGCTGGGCAGGTTGGTGCAGAACCGAAACCGCGCGGTCACGACGGTGCGAGACGCGATGGCGGCGGCGGTGCCCGCGCCGCTGTTGCTGCGGTCGGTGGGCTCGGCCTTCGCCTGGGAGCCACCACGAAGCGGCGGCTGA
- a CDS encoding alpha/beta fold hydrolase: protein MADSHFTHDNATIAYELKGSGRPVAYSHGVPLSRAAVRGLDLFDFDALAKQHRLLTYDHRGHGQSTGRPVTEDYRFENFAADFLALLDELGIDEPLDFTGSSLGADTVLRTAITAPHRLRRLVLMIPPVAWDEVADQAKQWYFDTADIIENNGAAAWRKEAANAAPPPIFADYPKFRFTPDVSDALLPSVLRGVGSSDLPEPEAIAGIQHPVLILAWDTDPLHPVATAEKLRELLPHSTLHVSTTVADVKTWTDRITGFLAE from the coding sequence ATGGCGGACAGTCACTTCACCCACGACAACGCGACGATCGCCTACGAGCTCAAGGGTTCCGGTCGGCCGGTCGCCTACTCCCACGGCGTCCCGCTCAGCCGCGCCGCCGTCCGGGGCCTCGACCTGTTCGACTTCGACGCGCTGGCGAAACAGCACCGGCTGCTGACCTACGACCACCGTGGACACGGTCAGTCCACCGGACGCCCCGTCACCGAGGACTACCGCTTCGAGAACTTCGCCGCCGACTTCCTGGCGCTGCTCGACGAGCTCGGCATCGACGAACCGCTGGACTTCACCGGTTCCTCACTGGGCGCCGACACGGTGCTGCGCACCGCGATCACCGCGCCGCACCGGCTGCGCAGACTGGTGCTGATGATCCCGCCGGTGGCCTGGGACGAGGTCGCCGACCAGGCGAAACAGTGGTACTTCGACACCGCCGACATCATCGAGAACAACGGCGCCGCCGCTTGGCGCAAGGAAGCCGCCAACGCCGCCCCGCCGCCGATCTTCGCCGACTACCCGAAGTTCAGGTTCACCCCGGACGTGTCCGACGCGCTGCTGCCGTCCGTCCTGCGTGGAGTCGGTTCCTCGGACCTGCCGGAGCCGGAGGCGATCGCGGGCATCCAGCATCCCGTGCTGATCCTGGCCTGGGACACCGACCCGCTGCACCCGGTGGCCACGGCGGAGAAGCTGCGCGAGCTGCTGCCGCATTCCACACTGCACGTGTCCACCACCGTGGCCGACGTCAAGACCTGGACCGACCGGATCACCGGGTTTCTGGCGGAGTGA
- a CDS encoding cytochrome P450 → MTDHTRHVHPTPTDADAIPRVSGDQTLGLLRHGYGYLSGRMRELGADAFEGRMFGSRTVFMAGHDAARLFYDDDKLKRAGAVPSLIRLTLFGKRTVHALDDSEHQHRKAMFNRITAPARVAELADLTDRLWREAIADWTRRSQVRLFRESVRVLGTAVCRWAGIPTRDRELEPHLRDLAAMVDNFGAVGFGQLRGRLARRRANRWAANYIEAVRGELLRPGEKTALHVIAHHRDGDGHLLDTRTAAEELINVLRPTVAVSWFVCFAAHASHTHPQWRHRLASSDDDTVRAFVDEVRRFYPFAPLLAAKARRDFSWRGHEFPSGRWVILDLYGTDHDPDRWRDPDAFDPHRFLESPPDAYDFVPHGGGDSQTGHRCPGEDLTAVLLTRTVRRLAEIDYHVPTQDLGYSANRFPSRIRSGFVMTNVVKPRDALTPPETR, encoded by the coding sequence ATGACTGACCACACTCGTCACGTCCATCCCACGCCGACGGACGCCGACGCCATTCCGCGCGTGAGCGGTGACCAGACGCTCGGCCTGCTGCGGCACGGATACGGCTATCTGTCCGGCCGGATGCGGGAACTGGGCGCGGACGCGTTCGAGGGACGGATGTTCGGCAGCCGGACGGTGTTCATGGCCGGACACGACGCGGCGCGGCTGTTCTACGACGACGACAAGCTGAAGCGGGCCGGGGCGGTGCCGAGCCTGATCCGGCTGACCCTGTTCGGCAAGCGGACCGTGCACGCCCTCGACGACTCCGAGCACCAGCACCGCAAGGCGATGTTCAACCGGATCACCGCCCCGGCGCGGGTGGCCGAGCTGGCGGACCTCACCGATCGGTTGTGGCGCGAGGCCATCGCCGACTGGACCCGGCGCAGCCAGGTACGGCTGTTCCGGGAGTCGGTGCGGGTGCTGGGAACCGCGGTGTGCCGCTGGGCGGGCATCCCGACCCGGGATCGGGAACTGGAACCGCACCTGCGGGATCTGGCCGCGATGGTGGACAACTTCGGCGCCGTCGGGTTCGGACAGTTGCGGGGCCGCCTGGCTCGGCGACGCGCGAACCGTTGGGCGGCAAACTATATCGAGGCGGTGCGCGGCGAGCTGTTGCGGCCAGGAGAGAAGACCGCGCTGCACGTCATCGCCCACCACCGCGACGGTGACGGGCACCTGCTCGACACCCGGACCGCGGCCGAGGAGCTGATCAACGTGCTGCGGCCGACGGTGGCGGTCTCCTGGTTCGTGTGCTTCGCGGCACACGCGTCCCACACGCATCCACAGTGGCGGCACCGGCTAGCCTCCAGCGACGACGACACCGTGCGGGCCTTCGTGGACGAGGTGCGGCGGTTCTACCCGTTCGCGCCGCTGCTGGCGGCCAAGGCCCGGCGCGACTTCTCGTGGCGGGGCCACGAGTTCCCCAGCGGACGCTGGGTGATCCTGGACCTGTACGGCACCGACCACGATCCCGACCGCTGGCGGGATCCGGACGCGTTCGACCCGCACCGGTTCCTGGAGTCGCCGCCCGACGCCTACGACTTCGTCCCGCACGGTGGTGGTGACTCGCAGACCGGACACCGTTGTCCGGGCGAGGATCTCACCGCGGTGCTGTTGACGCGCACGGTGCGGCGGCTGGCCGAGATCGACTACCACGTGCCGACACAGGACCTCGGCTACTCGGCCAACCGGTTCCCGTCCCGGATCCGCAGCGGCTTCGTCATGACCAATGTGGTCAAGCCGCGCGACGCGCTCACTCCGCCAGAAACCCGGTGA
- a CDS encoding YihY/virulence factor BrkB family protein, whose translation MSGITPHSGTLKRTIKEFNADNLTDAAAALTYYGVLSIFPGLLVLASLMGLFGQSATTSMKDVTAVAPGPVRDILTDATTGVAAQPATAGVMAIVGLLAALWAASGYIGAFMRASNVVYDVPEGRPIWKTLPLRLAVTICVGVLLVASALIVVLTGQLAGTVGELLGVGATAVTVWDIAKWPVLVVLVALIFSILYWASPNAKVGGPLRQAPGGLVAVGLWLVASAGFAFYVANFASYNKTYGTLGGIIVFFIWLWVSNLAILFGAELNAELERGRAIKAGVPETAEPYVELRDTRSVPTD comes from the coding sequence ATGTCCGGCATCACCCCTCACTCCGGGACGCTCAAACGCACCATCAAGGAGTTCAACGCCGACAACCTGACCGACGCGGCCGCCGCGCTGACCTACTACGGCGTCCTGTCGATCTTCCCGGGCCTGCTGGTGCTCGCGTCCCTCATGGGCCTGTTCGGCCAGTCGGCCACCACCTCGATGAAAGACGTGACCGCCGTGGCCCCGGGCCCGGTGCGCGACATCCTCACCGACGCGACCACCGGCGTCGCGGCCCAACCCGCCACCGCCGGGGTGATGGCGATCGTCGGTCTGCTGGCAGCGTTGTGGGCGGCCTCGGGCTACATCGGCGCCTTCATGCGCGCCTCCAACGTGGTCTACGACGTCCCCGAAGGACGTCCGATATGGAAGACCCTGCCGCTGCGACTGGCCGTCACGATCTGCGTGGGAGTGCTGCTGGTCGCCAGCGCCCTGATCGTGGTCCTCACCGGCCAACTGGCCGGAACCGTCGGCGAACTGCTCGGCGTGGGCGCCACCGCGGTCACGGTGTGGGACATCGCCAAATGGCCGGTCCTGGTCGTGCTCGTGGCGTTGATCTTCTCGATCCTCTACTGGGCCTCCCCCAACGCCAAGGTCGGCGGCCCGCTGCGCCAGGCGCCCGGCGGCCTCGTCGCCGTCGGCCTGTGGCTGGTCGCCTCGGCCGGGTTCGCCTTCTACGTGGCCAACTTCGCCTCGTACAACAAGACCTACGGCACCCTGGGCGGCATCATCGTCTTCTTCATCTGGCTGTGGGTGTCCAACCTGGCCATCCTGTTCGGCGCCGAACTCAACGCCGAACTCGAACGCGGCCGGGCCATCAAGGCGGGCGTCCCCGAAACCGCCGAGCCCTACGTCGAACTCCGCGACACCCGCTCCGTCCCCACCGACTAA
- a CDS encoding MarR family winged helix-turn-helix transcriptional regulator codes for MNDELKLRDQVCFALYSATRAITGLYRPLLDELGLTYPQFLVLLVLWESEPRTVSELGAALRLDSGTLSPLVKRLETMGYLVRRRDTTDERRVLVELTDSGRAVRPQVRDVPQQVAEAAGISTAELLALRDTLTAITDSIHSGNRKA; via the coding sequence GTGAACGACGAACTCAAGCTGCGCGATCAGGTCTGCTTCGCGCTCTACTCGGCCACCAGGGCGATCACCGGCCTGTACCGGCCCCTGCTTGACGAGCTCGGCTTGACCTACCCGCAGTTCCTGGTCCTGCTGGTGCTGTGGGAATCCGAACCGCGCACCGTCTCCGAACTCGGCGCCGCGCTGCGGCTGGACTCCGGCACCCTCTCCCCGCTCGTCAAGCGGCTGGAGACCATGGGCTACCTCGTCCGCCGCCGCGACACCACCGACGAACGCCGCGTCCTGGTCGAACTCACCGACTCCGGCCGCGCCGTCCGCCCGCAAGTCCGCGACGTCCCGCAACAGGTCGCCGAAGCCGCGGGCATCTCCACGGCCGAACTCCTGGCCCTGCGCGACACCCTCACCGCCATCACCGATTCCATCCATTCCGGCAACCGAAAGGCCTGA
- a CDS encoding organic hydroperoxide resistance protein: MRVLYTANATATGDGRNGHVATSDGLLETNLAIPTAMGGPGGATNPEQLFAAGYAACFHSALQTVARKSKTDLGTTAVSAEVGIGPVDGGFGLTAALTISAPDLDPETAERLVAQAHQVCPYSNATRGNIDVTLTITKETPA, encoded by the coding sequence GTGAGAGTCCTGTACACCGCCAACGCCACCGCGACCGGAGACGGCCGCAACGGCCACGTCGCCACCAGCGACGGTCTCCTCGAAACCAACCTGGCGATCCCCACCGCGATGGGCGGCCCGGGCGGGGCCACCAATCCCGAGCAACTCTTCGCCGCCGGTTACGCGGCCTGCTTCCACAGCGCCCTGCAAACCGTCGCCCGCAAGTCCAAGACCGACCTGGGCACCACCGCCGTATCGGCCGAAGTCGGCATCGGCCCCGTCGACGGCGGCTTCGGCCTCACCGCGGCCCTCACCATCTCGGCCCCCGACCTCGACCCCGAAACCGCCGAACGCCTGGTCGCCCAGGCCCACCAGGTCTGCCCATACAGCAACGCCACCAGGGGAAACATCGACGTGACCCTCACCATCACGAAGGAGACTCCGGCATGA
- a CDS encoding NADP-dependent oxidoreductase: MTHTATEIHLARRPEGWPVPEDFTTVTTDLPEPGPGQVLIRNRFISVDPYMRGKMNDVPSYTPPYQLNTPMDGGAIGVVEASGAENIAVGRTVLHQGGWRDRALLDATEVRVVDEAQVSSLSAYLNGLGMTGLTAYTGLLDVANFKPGDTVFVSGAAGAVGQMVGQIAKLKGAKRVIGSAGSTEKVTYLTERLGFDTAFNYKDGPVSEQLKAAAPDGIDVYFDNVGGDHLEAAISSMNVNGRIAICGAISQYNATTPPTAPRNLALFIGKRITMTGFLVLDRFDRMKDFIADIAPHLASGKIVTEETIVDGIDNTVNAFLGMLRGENVGKMLVRV; this comes from the coding sequence ATGACCCACACCGCCACCGAAATCCACCTCGCCCGCCGCCCCGAAGGCTGGCCGGTCCCCGAGGACTTCACCACGGTCACGACCGACCTCCCCGAACCGGGCCCGGGCCAGGTCCTCATCCGCAACCGCTTCATCTCCGTCGACCCCTACATGCGGGGCAAGATGAACGACGTCCCGTCCTACACACCGCCCTACCAGCTCAACACCCCCATGGACGGCGGCGCCATCGGCGTCGTGGAAGCCTCCGGCGCCGAGAACATCGCCGTCGGCCGCACCGTCCTCCACCAGGGCGGCTGGCGCGACCGCGCCCTCCTGGACGCCACCGAAGTCCGCGTGGTCGACGAGGCCCAAGTCTCCAGCCTCTCGGCCTACCTCAACGGCCTGGGCATGACGGGCCTGACCGCCTACACCGGCCTCCTCGACGTCGCCAACTTCAAACCGGGCGACACGGTCTTCGTCTCGGGCGCGGCGGGAGCCGTCGGCCAAATGGTCGGCCAGATCGCCAAACTCAAGGGCGCCAAACGCGTCATCGGCAGCGCGGGCTCGACCGAAAAAGTCACCTACCTGACCGAACGCCTGGGCTTCGACACCGCTTTCAACTACAAGGACGGCCCGGTCTCCGAACAACTCAAAGCCGCGGCACCCGACGGCATCGACGTCTACTTCGACAACGTCGGGGGCGACCACCTGGAAGCCGCCATCAGCTCCATGAACGTCAACGGCCGCATCGCGATCTGCGGCGCCATCTCCCAATACAACGCCACAACACCACCAACCGCACCACGCAACCTGGCCCTCTTCATCGGCAAACGCATCACCATGACCGGCTTCCTGGTCCTGGACCGCTTCGACCGCATGAAGGACTTCATCGCCGACATCGCGCCCCACCTCGCCTCCGGCAAGATCGTCACCGAGGAAACCATCGTCGACGGCATCGACAACACCGTCAACGCCTTCCTGGGCATGCTGCGCGGCGAAAACGTAGGCAAAATGCTCGTCCGCGTCTAG
- a CDS encoding extracellular catalytic domain type 2 short-chain-length polyhydroxyalkanoate depolymerase, producing the protein MIPLVLALTATLVPAATPDTDATPADVYVVGISSGGYMADQLHMAHSSTFDGLGIFSAGPYHCARGNLTTAQLACMNDLQDNDPGALQQLARDRAAEGTIDPVDNLTTNPVWIYHGRNDSTVKQSVNDDLASFYTDFGANVSYRNDSPAGHAWVSPLGPNACETTAAPYINNCGDDPQSAMLTHLLGPITAPAPQLSGDLTTFDQNPHAPGGNAATISMGPTGYRYTPSTCTNGDCRLLVALHGCKQSATTIGTTFVENAYLNEYADTNNTVVLYPQATPSTDNPNGCWNWWGYGNDPNYDTHEGQQIQAIMSMVTA; encoded by the coding sequence ATGATCCCCCTGGTCCTCGCCCTCACCGCCACCCTCGTCCCCGCCGCAACCCCTGACACCGACGCGACCCCCGCAGACGTCTACGTCGTCGGCATCTCCTCCGGCGGCTACATGGCCGACCAACTCCACATGGCCCACTCGTCCACCTTCGACGGCCTGGGCATCTTCAGCGCCGGTCCCTACCACTGCGCCCGGGGCAACCTCACCACCGCCCAACTGGCCTGCATGAACGACCTCCAGGACAACGACCCCGGCGCCCTACAACAACTAGCCCGCGACCGCGCCGCCGAAGGCACCATCGACCCCGTCGACAACCTCACCACCAACCCCGTCTGGATCTACCACGGCCGCAACGACTCCACGGTCAAGCAATCCGTCAACGACGACCTGGCCTCCTTCTACACCGACTTCGGCGCCAACGTCTCCTACCGCAACGACTCCCCGGCCGGACACGCCTGGGTCAGCCCGTTGGGCCCCAACGCCTGCGAAACCACCGCCGCCCCCTACATCAACAACTGCGGCGACGACCCCCAATCAGCCATGCTGACCCACCTCCTCGGCCCCATCACCGCCCCCGCCCCCCAACTCTCGGGCGACCTCACCACATTCGACCAAAACCCCCACGCCCCGGGAGGCAACGCCGCCACCATAAGCATGGGCCCCACCGGCTACCGCTACACACCCTCCACATGCACCAACGGCGACTGCCGCCTCCTGGTAGCCCTCCACGGCTGCAAACAAAGCGCCACCACCATCGGCACCACCTTCGTCGAGAACGCCTACCTCAACGAATACGCCGACACCAACAACACCGTCGTCCTCTACCCCCAAGCCACCCCCAGCACCGACAACCCCAACGGCTGCTGGAACTGGTGGGGCTACGGCAACGACCCGAACTATGACACCCACGAAGGCCAACAAATCCAAGCCATCATGAGCATGGTGACCGCCTGA